From the Hymenobacter yonginensis genome, one window contains:
- the ispE gene encoding 4-(cytidine 5'-diphospho)-2-C-methyl-D-erythritol kinase, whose product MLVFPNAKLNLGLYITGQRPDGFRNLESVFVPLPWTDALEVLPAPAGADTALTLTGLPIPGDPATNLCVRAYELLQADFDLPPVQLHLHKVVPIGAGLGGGSADAAFALWALNEQFTLNLPAETLESYARRLGSDCAFFIENKPVFAYEKGDVFEPVSLDLTGMACLVVYPGLHISTAEAYGRVQPRTPRHDLRTALAQPLSTWRDTVSNDFEDALTPVYPVLGDIKAQLYAAGAAYASLSGSGSAVYGLFPGLELPPLLELPAEYQVWRGRL is encoded by the coding sequence ATGCTCGTTTTTCCGAACGCCAAACTCAACCTGGGCCTGTACATCACCGGCCAGCGGCCCGACGGCTTCCGCAACCTCGAATCGGTGTTTGTGCCGCTGCCCTGGACGGATGCGCTGGAGGTGCTGCCCGCCCCGGCCGGCGCCGACACGGCCCTGACGCTCACCGGCCTGCCCATCCCCGGCGACCCGGCCACCAACCTCTGCGTGCGGGCCTACGAGCTACTGCAGGCCGATTTCGACCTGCCGCCCGTGCAGCTGCACCTGCACAAGGTGGTGCCCATCGGGGCCGGGCTGGGCGGCGGCTCGGCCGATGCCGCGTTTGCGCTGTGGGCCCTCAACGAGCAGTTTACGCTGAACCTGCCCGCCGAAACCCTGGAAAGCTACGCCCGCCGGTTGGGCTCCGACTGCGCGTTTTTCATTGAAAACAAGCCGGTTTTCGCCTACGAGAAAGGCGACGTCTTCGAGCCCGTTTCGCTGGACCTGACCGGCATGGCCTGTCTGGTAGTGTACCCCGGCCTGCACATCAGCACCGCCGAAGCGTATGGCCGCGTGCAGCCCCGCACCCCGCGCCACGACCTGCGTACGGCCCTCGCCCAGCCCCTCAGCACCTGGCGCGACACCGTCAGCAACGACTTCGAGGACGCCCTGACGCCGGTGTACCCCGTGCTCGGCGACATCAAAGCCCAGCTCTATGCTGCCGGAGCCGCCTACGCCAGCCTGTCGGGCTCCGGCTCGGCCGTGTACGGCCTGTTTCCGGGCCTGGAGCTGCCGCCGCTCCTGGAGCTGCCAGCGGAGTATCAGGTGTGGCGCGGGCGGCTGTAG
- a CDS encoding DMT family transporter has translation MLKDYLRLHFIVLLWGFTAILGKLISVPPVELVFWRTLLAASGLAVLLVARRQPWRVAGREALKMLGIGTLVAAHWITFFLAARLSSVSVCLAGLATLALWTSLLEPLVLWRRVRLYEVGLGLLTMVGLYLVSQAELDQMAGLLVAILSAGLSALFSVLNSKLVKRHTPFQLTLYEMTGACLSIVLFMPLYSRYFTDGQGLQLGLQGLDWLWLLLLAGVCTVYAFSTSVELMKRISAFVVNLTINLEPVYGILLAVLMYTLRIPGFGQEKLSTGFYLGTVVILLSVLIHPVLDQWMKRRQRKAEAAEVLVGK, from the coding sequence ATGCTAAAAGACTACCTCCGCCTGCATTTCATTGTCCTGCTCTGGGGCTTCACGGCCATTCTGGGCAAGCTGATATCGGTGCCGCCGGTGGAGCTGGTGTTCTGGCGCACGCTGCTGGCGGCCTCGGGGCTGGCGGTGCTGCTGGTGGCGCGGCGGCAGCCCTGGCGCGTGGCCGGCCGCGAGGCGCTGAAGATGCTGGGTATTGGGACGCTGGTGGCGGCCCACTGGATTACGTTTTTCCTGGCCGCACGCCTGTCTTCGGTGAGTGTGTGTTTGGCCGGGCTGGCTACGCTGGCCCTCTGGACCTCGCTGCTGGAGCCGCTGGTGCTGTGGCGGCGGGTGCGCCTGTATGAAGTCGGGCTGGGCTTGCTGACGATGGTGGGGCTGTATCTGGTGTCGCAGGCCGAGCTGGACCAGATGGCGGGCTTGCTGGTGGCTATTCTGTCGGCGGGGCTGTCGGCGCTGTTCAGCGTGCTCAACTCCAAGCTGGTGAAGCGCCACACCCCGTTTCAGCTCACGCTCTACGAAATGACGGGCGCCTGCCTGAGCATCGTGCTGTTTATGCCCCTCTACAGCCGCTACTTCACCGACGGCCAGGGCCTGCAGCTGGGTTTGCAGGGCCTCGACTGGCTGTGGCTGCTACTGCTGGCCGGCGTGTGCACGGTGTATGCGTTTTCCACGTCGGTGGAGCTGATGAAGCGCATTTCGGCCTTCGTCGTGAACCTAACCATCAACCTGGAGCCGGTGTACGGCATTCTGCTGGCCGTGCTGATGTACACGTTGCGCATCCCGGGCTTCGGGCAGGAAAAGCTATCCACCGGCTTCTACCTGGGCACCGTGGTCATCCTGCTCAGCGTGCTCATCCACCCCGTCCTCGACCAATGGATGAAGCGCCGCCAGCGCAAAGCTGAAGCCGCCGAGGTGTTGGTGGGCAAGTAG
- a CDS encoding LptF/LptG family permease: protein MRILDKYILQKFLTAFFFTVVVLVMVICVIDFTEKNDDFIQHNLGAKQIILEYYVNLFPYYANLLSPITVFIAVVFVTAQLAARTEIVAILASGVSFKRLLVPYLMGSFVLGVATIALTGWIIPYANKTRVEFERKYVKNPYRFKGRDVHMKIGPSTYAFMESYDNVNNIGYKFALETIEGTLLKRRMTAEAITWDSTKRAWRLTPQLVRTFRGQKETLLALPARDTTLNLYPKDFASTYRLSETMTLPELNRYIQQKIDRGSDDTQVYLSEKYERYAYPYAIFILTVIGVIMSARKSRAGVGGQIALGFVLAFVFIIFVILSRNLAAVGTLSPLLAAWIPSILFTAVGVVLYRVVPR from the coding sequence ATGCGAATTCTCGATAAATACATTCTGCAGAAATTCCTCACGGCCTTCTTCTTCACGGTGGTGGTGCTGGTGATGGTGATTTGCGTGATTGACTTCACGGAGAAGAACGACGACTTCATCCAGCACAACCTGGGCGCCAAGCAGATTATCCTGGAGTATTACGTGAACCTGTTTCCGTACTACGCCAACCTGCTCTCCCCTATCACGGTGTTTATTGCGGTGGTGTTCGTGACGGCTCAGCTGGCGGCGCGCACCGAAATCGTGGCCATTCTGGCGTCGGGCGTGAGCTTCAAGCGGCTGCTGGTGCCTTACCTGATGGGCAGCTTTGTGCTGGGCGTGGCCACCATTGCCCTCACCGGCTGGATCATTCCGTACGCCAACAAGACGCGGGTGGAGTTTGAGCGCAAGTACGTCAAGAACCCCTACCGCTTCAAGGGGCGCGACGTGCACATGAAGATCGGGCCGAGCACCTACGCCTTCATGGAGAGCTATGACAACGTCAACAACATCGGCTACAAGTTTGCGCTCGAAACCATTGAGGGCACGCTGCTCAAGCGCCGCATGACGGCCGAGGCCATCACCTGGGACTCGACGAAGCGGGCCTGGCGCCTCACGCCGCAGCTGGTGCGCACGTTTCGGGGGCAGAAGGAGACACTGCTGGCGCTGCCCGCCCGCGACACCACGCTCAACCTCTACCCCAAAGACTTCGCCAGCACCTACCGCCTGAGCGAAACCATGACGCTGCCCGAGCTGAACCGCTACATCCAGCAGAAGATAGACCGCGGCTCCGACGACACCCAGGTATATCTGAGCGAGAAATACGAGCGGTACGCCTACCCCTACGCCATCTTCATCCTCACCGTCATCGGCGTGATTATGAGTGCGCGCAAGAGCCGCGCCGGCGTGGGTGGGCAGATTGCGCTGGGCTTCGTGCTGGCGTTTGTGTTCATCATCTTCGTGATTCTGAGCCGCAACCTGGCGGCCGTGGGCACCCTGTCGCCGCTGCTCGCCGCCTGGATTCCCAGCATCCTTTTCACCGCCGTCGGGGTGGTGCTCTACCGGGTGGTGCCGCGCTAA
- the tgt gene encoding tRNA guanosine(34) transglycosylase Tgt — protein sequence MTFDLVTQDPHTKARAGVVHTAHGAIETPIFMPVGTAGTVKAVQQRDLKDEVQAQIILGNTYHLYLRPGLDVLSKAGGLHKFNGWDRPILTDSGGYQVYSLSGTRKIKEEGVKFRSHIDGSQHLFSPEGVMDIQRTIGADIIMAFDECTPWPCEYDYAARSLDMTHRWLKRCIARFDSTEGHYGYQQTLFPIVQGSTFKDLRVRSAEFIAEQGREGNAIGGLSVGEPAEMMYEMTEIVCDILPKDKPRYLMGVGTPANILENIALGVDMFDCVMPTRNARNGMLFTTQGIMNVTNKKWEQDFSPIDAELGGHVSTFYSRSYLRHLFQSKEMLGPQLASIHNLSFYLWLVKQAREQILAGTFREWKEKMVKQVMTRL from the coding sequence ATGACCTTCGACTTAGTAACGCAAGACCCGCACACCAAAGCCCGCGCCGGGGTGGTGCACACGGCGCACGGCGCCATCGAAACTCCCATTTTCATGCCCGTCGGGACGGCCGGCACTGTGAAGGCCGTGCAGCAGCGCGACCTCAAGGACGAGGTGCAGGCCCAGATCATCCTCGGCAACACCTACCACCTCTACCTGCGCCCCGGCCTCGACGTGCTCAGCAAAGCCGGCGGCCTGCACAAGTTCAACGGCTGGGACCGGCCCATCCTCACCGACTCGGGCGGCTACCAGGTGTACTCGCTTTCGGGCACGCGCAAGATCAAGGAGGAGGGCGTGAAGTTCCGCTCCCACATCGACGGCTCGCAGCACCTGTTCTCGCCCGAGGGCGTGATGGACATCCAGCGCACTATCGGGGCCGACATCATCATGGCCTTCGACGAGTGCACGCCCTGGCCCTGCGAGTACGACTACGCCGCCCGCTCCCTCGACATGACGCACCGCTGGCTGAAGCGCTGCATTGCGCGCTTCGACAGCACCGAGGGCCACTACGGCTACCAGCAGACCCTGTTCCCGATTGTGCAGGGCTCCACGTTCAAGGACCTGCGCGTGCGCTCGGCCGAGTTCATTGCCGAGCAGGGGCGCGAGGGCAACGCCATTGGCGGTTTGAGCGTGGGCGAGCCGGCCGAGATGATGTATGAGATGACCGAAATCGTCTGCGACATTCTGCCCAAAGACAAGCCGCGCTACCTGATGGGCGTGGGCACGCCAGCCAATATTCTGGAAAACATTGCGTTGGGCGTAGACATGTTCGACTGCGTGATGCCGACCCGTAACGCCCGCAATGGCATGCTGTTCACCACCCAGGGCATCATGAACGTCACCAACAAGAAATGGGAGCAGGACTTCTCGCCTATTGACGCCGAGCTGGGCGGCCACGTCAGCACGTTTTACTCGCGTAGCTATCTGCGGCACCTGTTCCAGAGCAAGGAAATGCTGGGCCCGCAGCTGGCCTCCATCCACAACCTGAGCTTCTACCTGTGGCTGGTGAAGCAGGCTCGGGAGCAGATCCTGGCCGGCACCTTCCGCGAGTGGAAGGAGAAGATGGTGAAGCAGGTGATGACGCGGCTGTAA
- a CDS encoding glycosyltransferase has product MLSVLLLSFSPAIWLLLATVLVQLYYAAYYFWPFATRPPEPAPTEAGAEPVSVLVCAHNELDNLRRLLPLLLRQEYPADLEIVLIDDRSDDDTYLYAQQLSQYYPNFRLVTIGRTPDGLSPKKYALTLGIKAARHPQLLFTDADCIPATNQWVQHLAAGFRQPADMVLGYSAYATEPGFLNKLVRFETLLTGAQYLSFAWRGQPYMGVGRNLAYTRAVFTSTKGFASHIRSLSGDDDLLVQDAVAQGARVAVVAEPAAHTLSEPAGTWGGWWRQKRRHLSAGRSYRLADRLRIGNFIGSNLLFYAVSLALLFSRADWIPLAGLWVARTGLVCATYQRLSRRLDDPLPVALLPVLDVVYFFYYLALGMSLFLYRNLRWK; this is encoded by the coding sequence ATGCTGTCCGTTTTGTTGTTGAGTTTCTCCCCGGCCATCTGGCTGCTGCTGGCCACGGTGCTGGTGCAGCTCTACTACGCCGCCTACTACTTCTGGCCTTTCGCAACCCGCCCGCCCGAGCCCGCGCCCACCGAGGCCGGGGCCGAACCGGTGTCGGTGCTGGTGTGTGCCCACAACGAGCTGGACAACCTGCGCCGCCTGCTGCCGCTGCTGCTGCGCCAGGAGTATCCCGCCGACCTGGAAATCGTGCTCATCGACGACCGGTCGGACGACGATACCTACCTCTACGCCCAGCAGCTCAGCCAGTACTACCCCAACTTCCGCCTCGTCACCATCGGCCGCACGCCTGACGGCTTGTCGCCCAAAAAGTACGCCCTCACGCTGGGCATCAAGGCGGCCCGCCACCCGCAGCTTCTCTTCACCGATGCCGACTGCATTCCGGCCACCAACCAGTGGGTGCAGCACCTGGCCGCCGGCTTCCGGCAACCCGCCGACATGGTACTAGGCTACTCGGCCTACGCCACCGAGCCCGGGTTTCTCAATAAGCTGGTGCGCTTTGAAACCCTGCTGACCGGCGCGCAGTATCTGTCGTTTGCGTGGCGCGGCCAACCCTACATGGGCGTCGGGCGCAACCTGGCGTACACGCGTGCAGTATTCACCTCCACCAAAGGCTTTGCTTCACACATCCGGAGCCTGTCCGGCGACGACGACCTGCTGGTGCAGGATGCCGTGGCGCAGGGGGCACGGGTGGCCGTAGTGGCCGAGCCGGCCGCGCATACGCTCAGCGAGCCGGCTGGCACCTGGGGCGGCTGGTGGCGGCAGAAACGGCGGCATCTGTCGGCCGGCCGCAGCTACCGCCTCGCCGACCGGCTGCGGATAGGAAACTTTATCGGAAGCAATCTGCTTTTTTACGCGGTTAGCTTAGCGTTGCTGTTTTCCCGGGCCGATTGGATACCTTTGGCCGGCCTATGGGTGGCGCGCACCGGGCTGGTATGTGCCACCTACCAGCGTCTGAGCCGGCGCCTCGACGACCCTTTGCCGGTGGCGCTGCTGCCGGTGCTGGACGTTGTCTACTTTTTTTATTATCTCGCTTTAGGAATGTCGCTGTTCCTCTACCGCAACCTCCGATGGAAGTAA
- a CDS encoding RNA polymerase sigma factor — translation MEVNNQEKQFSAKAKHDFKLIRAAVENGDEKAYAELMQIYKKPVYHVVLKMVRNPDDADDLTIEAFAKAFRNLHKFNPEFAFSTWLFRIATNNCIDFIRKNKIKTMSIDSAIKIDNGDEITIDFRDQNLNPQETTIKNQKIEIMQHVVSRLPDKYQRLVTLRYFDELSYEEIAQELKAPLGTVKAQLHRARELLFDMVKNKKEII, via the coding sequence ATGGAAGTAAATAATCAGGAAAAACAATTCTCTGCTAAAGCCAAGCACGACTTCAAGCTGATTCGCGCCGCCGTGGAAAACGGCGACGAAAAGGCCTACGCCGAGCTGATGCAGATTTACAAGAAGCCGGTGTATCATGTGGTGCTGAAGATGGTGCGCAACCCCGACGACGCCGACGACCTTACCATCGAAGCCTTCGCCAAGGCCTTCCGCAACCTGCACAAGTTCAACCCGGAGTTTGCCTTCAGCACTTGGTTGTTCCGCATTGCCACCAACAACTGCATTGATTTTATCCGCAAGAATAAAATCAAGACGATGTCCATCGACTCGGCCATCAAGATTGACAACGGCGACGAAATCACCATCGACTTCCGCGACCAGAACCTGAACCCGCAGGAGACGACCATCAAGAATCAGAAAATCGAAATCATGCAGCACGTGGTATCGCGGCTGCCCGACAAGTACCAGCGCCTCGTGACGCTGCGCTACTTCGATGAGCTGAGCTACGAGGAAATTGCGCAGGAGCTGAAAGCGCCCCTCGGCACTGTGAAAGCCCAGCTGCACCGCGCCCGCGAGCTGCTCTTCGACATGGTGAAAAACAAAAAGGAAATCATCTAG
- the rsmG gene encoding 16S rRNA (guanine(527)-N(7))-methyltransferase RsmG, which yields MHILHHYFPHLTDHQRQLFSQLDTEFRGWNERLNLVARTDVDNLAERHFLHSLGIAKVVEFAPGSSVLDVGTGGGLPGLPLAILFPEVKFHLVDSIGKKIHAVQEMARALNLTNVTAEQTRAEQLRPKYDYVVSRAVARLATFHTWIAHRYKPQHEAAPNSGLYYLKGGDLTEEIEESGLKATIHDLSDFYTESFFETKKVVVVPSGR from the coding sequence ATGCACATCCTTCACCACTACTTCCCGCACCTCACCGACCACCAGCGCCAGCTGTTCAGCCAACTCGATACCGAGTTTCGGGGCTGGAACGAGCGGCTCAACCTGGTAGCCCGCACCGACGTCGATAACCTGGCCGAGCGGCATTTTCTGCACTCGCTGGGCATTGCCAAGGTGGTGGAGTTTGCGCCCGGCTCGTCGGTGCTGGATGTGGGCACGGGCGGGGGCCTGCCGGGCCTGCCGCTGGCCATCCTGTTTCCGGAAGTGAAATTTCACTTGGTCGACAGCATCGGCAAGAAGATTCACGCGGTGCAGGAAATGGCCCGCGCCCTCAACCTGACCAACGTCACGGCCGAGCAGACCCGCGCCGAGCAGCTGCGCCCCAAATATGACTACGTAGTGAGCCGCGCCGTGGCGCGCCTGGCCACCTTCCACACCTGGATTGCGCACCGCTACAAGCCCCAGCACGAAGCCGCGCCCAACAGCGGCCTCTACTACCTCAAAGGTGGCGACCTGACCGAGGAAATCGAGGAATCGGGCCTGAAAGCCACCATCCACGACCTGAGCGACTTCTACACCGAGAGTTTCTTTGAAACCAAGAAGGTGGTAGTGGTGCCATCCGGCCGGTAA
- a CDS encoding YheT family hydrolase, whose product MPLIADSRYQPPFYMFNGHLQTIVPSLWREVPEVHYQRERVETPDGDFLDLDWSWRQPQAPADTLCIVSHGLEGDASRPYVRGMVRALNQAGFDALAWNYRSCSGEMNRLLRSYHLGDTDDLDFVVRHALATGRYQRIFLTGFSAGGNVTLKYLGENPARVPAEVERAAVFSVPTDLKASSYHIARLENRVYLNRFLKTLREKMRQKAALLPDQIDLTDLDQLQDFPQFDDRFTAPMHGFKSAEDYYEHASSGRYLSGIRIPTLLVNAENDPFLPASCFPRDVAARSEFVFLETPSDGGHVGFGEGTPDGEYYSERRAVEFLTAEVPA is encoded by the coding sequence ATGCCACTCATTGCCGACTCCCGCTATCAGCCGCCGTTCTACATGTTCAACGGCCACCTGCAAACCATTGTGCCCAGCCTGTGGCGCGAAGTACCGGAAGTGCACTACCAGCGTGAGCGGGTGGAAACGCCCGATGGCGACTTCCTAGACCTCGACTGGTCGTGGCGGCAGCCGCAGGCTCCGGCCGATACGCTCTGCATCGTGTCGCACGGGCTGGAGGGCGACGCCTCCCGGCCCTACGTGCGCGGCATGGTGCGCGCCCTCAACCAGGCGGGTTTCGACGCGCTGGCCTGGAACTACCGCAGCTGCAGCGGCGAAATGAACCGCCTGCTTCGCTCCTACCACCTCGGCGACACCGACGACCTCGACTTTGTGGTGCGCCACGCCCTGGCCACTGGCCGCTACCAGCGCATCTTCCTGACCGGCTTTTCGGCCGGTGGCAACGTCACGCTCAAGTACCTGGGCGAAAACCCGGCGCGGGTGCCGGCCGAGGTGGAGCGCGCCGCCGTGTTTTCGGTGCCCACCGACCTCAAGGCCAGCTCCTACCACATTGCCCGCCTCGAAAACCGCGTGTACCTCAACCGCTTTCTGAAGACGCTGCGTGAGAAGATGCGCCAAAAAGCGGCTCTGCTACCCGACCAGATCGACCTCACCGACCTCGACCAGCTCCAGGATTTCCCGCAGTTCGACGACCGGTTCACGGCCCCAATGCACGGCTTCAAGTCGGCGGAGGACTACTACGAGCACGCCAGCTCCGGCCGCTACCTGAGCGGCATCCGCATCCCCACGCTGCTCGTGAATGCCGAAAACGACCCGTTTCTGCCCGCCAGCTGCTTCCCGCGCGACGTGGCCGCCCGCAGCGAGTTCGTATTCCTGGAAACACCCTCCGACGGCGGCCACGTGGGCTTCGGCGAAGGCACGCCCGATGGCGAGTACTACTCCGAGCGCCGCGCCGTGGAGTTTCTCACGGCTGAAGTGCCGGCATAG
- the rpsT gene encoding 30S ribosomal protein S20, translated as MANHKSALKRIRSNEAKRVLNRYQAKSTRTAVKKLRATTDASAAQELLKKVSSMLDRLAKKNIIHKNKAANNKSKLAKFVKSLAA; from the coding sequence ATGGCAAATCACAAGTCAGCCCTCAAGCGCATCCGTTCCAACGAAGCTAAGCGCGTGCTGAACCGTTACCAGGCAAAATCTACCCGCACAGCTGTTAAGAAGCTGCGCGCCACCACCGATGCTTCGGCCGCTCAGGAGCTGCTGAAGAAAGTATCGTCGATGCTGGACCGCCTGGCCAAAAAGAACATCATCCACAAGAACAAAGCCGCCAACAACAAGTCGAAGCTGGCTAAGTTCGTGAAGTCGCTGGCCGCCTAA
- a CDS encoding T9SS type A sorting domain-containing protein codes for MKQLYCLLLLLSSLTALPAAAQNWRPFRPNGDVHAFRNAAADTVLTLRLDSAGVRDSDSVYYFNRIMRRAGSFAWQKARNNQFGQQLRYTPATRTYVLFWDGGPDTGFILSCALVLKPFARVGDTWSSFFTDYGLTTTLVSRGTMLLDGVQDSVATFRAGNNPGVLIVLSKNNGLVSGPVNLRFGVPGARQLTLARRPAPAGLSYYNPLTLLDLQPGDELGYQYTQFTSNPIGCGSGTVLRRVLTRQLTADSLTYICQEQSRTVYNGAPGCSRSGTVVSPVSRVRLSASLRTGQWRGSSLDRLSPLRAPLLSYAYQQLPFNTVLMGYPVVSNRLGSACGGPAVLQMEVLYNRSGIGYTPGLDALNQQTLSAPGVGFVSELEYRLIYTRRTSSGTVQTCGSRTDFATLLPTTAARPAATFQLYPNPAGSSATLTLAGPARTTTTVRLLDALGRTAGCWPLAAGQTTTVLPLQALVAGMYVVEVQAAGELPQHLRLQLEQ; via the coding sequence ATGAAACAACTGTACTGTTTATTGCTGCTCCTGAGCAGCCTCACGGCCTTGCCCGCCGCCGCCCAGAACTGGCGGCCCTTCCGGCCCAACGGCGACGTGCACGCCTTCCGCAACGCCGCCGCCGACACCGTCCTGACGTTGCGCCTCGACTCGGCCGGCGTGCGCGACTCTGACTCGGTGTACTACTTCAACCGCATCATGCGGCGTGCGGGCAGCTTTGCCTGGCAGAAGGCCCGCAACAACCAGTTCGGGCAGCAGCTGCGCTACACGCCTGCCACGCGCACCTACGTGCTGTTCTGGGACGGCGGCCCCGATACCGGCTTTATTCTCAGCTGTGCTTTGGTGTTGAAGCCGTTTGCCCGCGTGGGCGATACGTGGAGTAGCTTTTTCACTGATTATGGCCTGACCACCACGCTGGTGTCGCGCGGTACGATGCTGCTGGATGGCGTGCAGGATTCCGTGGCTACATTCCGGGCCGGCAATAATCCCGGCGTACTGATCGTGCTGAGCAAAAACAACGGCTTGGTGTCGGGACCGGTGAATTTGCGGTTTGGGGTGCCCGGTGCCCGGCAACTCACGCTGGCCCGCCGTCCCGCACCCGCGGGCCTCAGCTACTACAACCCGCTCACGCTGCTGGATCTGCAGCCAGGGGATGAATTGGGGTACCAATACACGCAGTTCACCAGCAACCCAATCGGGTGCGGCAGCGGCACTGTGCTGCGCCGCGTGCTTACGCGCCAGCTCACGGCCGACAGCCTGACGTACATCTGCCAGGAGCAAAGCCGAACGGTGTACAATGGCGCGCCGGGCTGCTCACGGAGCGGTACTGTTGTTTCGCCGGTATCGAGGGTGCGCCTGTCGGCCTCGCTGCGCACCGGGCAGTGGCGCGGCAGCAGCCTCGACCGGCTGAGCCCGTTGCGCGCCCCATTACTGTCCTACGCTTACCAGCAGCTGCCCTTTAACACGGTACTCATGGGCTACCCGGTCGTAAGCAACCGGCTAGGCAGCGCCTGTGGTGGGCCCGCGGTGCTGCAGATGGAGGTGCTGTACAACCGTAGCGGTATTGGCTATACGCCGGGGCTGGATGCCCTGAATCAGCAAACTCTGAGCGCACCGGGCGTGGGCTTCGTGAGTGAGCTGGAATACCGGCTCATCTACACCCGCCGCACCAGCAGCGGCACCGTGCAAACCTGCGGCTCCCGCACCGATTTCGCCACGCTGCTGCCCACCACGGCGGCGCGGCCGGCGGCCACGTTCCAGCTCTACCCGAACCCCGCGGGCAGCAGCGCCACGCTCACGCTGGCCGGTCCGGCCCGCACCACTACCACCGTGCGCCTTCTCGACGCGCTGGGGCGCACGGCTGGCTGCTGGCCGTTGGCCGCCGGCCAGACCACTACGGTGCTGCCCCTGCAGGCCCTGGTGGCCGGCATGTACGTAGTGGAGGTGCAGGCTGCCGGCGAGCTGCCGCAGCACCTGCGCCTGCAGCTGGAACAGTAG
- the pyk gene encoding pyruvate kinase, with product MEPLPHFNKTKIVATVGPASNTYEKLGMLMREGVDVFRLNFSHGSYEDHLSVINTVRRLNKDMRTNVGLLQDLQGPKIRLGEVEGGGVEIKAGDKIKLVCGEKEITTATRLSTIYLGLARDVKPGDMILIDDGKIELRVLATDRDKEVDVEVIYGGLVKPRKGINLPDSEVSAPSMTEKDIEDLKFGLENDVDWVALSFARRAEDIRFIKGLIAESGKSARVIAKIETPEGLKNLDEIIAITDAVMVARGDLGVEVKMEEVPMAQKLIVEKCNKAGKPVIVATQMMESMITAPRPTRAETSDVANAVLDGADAVMLSAETAVGAYPAEVIRSMVGTIMSVETRRESLYHRWHPISPESPTFMVDSVLSAACHLAKNTGAKAITGMTHRGYTAFQIAKYRPKANIFIFTDNRSLLTTLSLIWGVRGFYYDRMVSTDSSVSDIKYALTATGNLNKGDVFINTASMPINEKGKTNMVKVSVA from the coding sequence ATGGAACCTCTGCCCCATTTCAATAAAACTAAAATCGTAGCCACGGTTGGCCCGGCCTCCAACACCTACGAGAAGCTCGGCATGCTCATGCGCGAAGGCGTGGACGTATTCCGCCTCAACTTCTCGCACGGCAGCTACGAAGACCACCTGTCGGTTATCAACACGGTGCGCCGCCTCAACAAGGATATGCGCACCAACGTGGGCTTGCTTCAGGATTTGCAGGGCCCCAAAATTCGCCTCGGCGAAGTGGAAGGCGGCGGCGTGGAAATCAAGGCCGGCGACAAGATCAAGCTGGTGTGCGGTGAAAAGGAAATCACCACCGCTACCCGCCTGAGCACCATCTACCTGGGCCTAGCCCGCGACGTGAAGCCCGGCGACATGATCCTCATCGACGACGGCAAGATTGAACTGCGCGTGCTGGCCACCGACCGCGACAAGGAAGTGGACGTGGAAGTGATTTACGGCGGCCTCGTGAAGCCCCGCAAAGGCATCAACCTGCCCGACTCCGAAGTATCGGCCCCGAGCATGACCGAGAAGGACATCGAGGACCTGAAATTCGGCCTGGAAAACGACGTGGACTGGGTGGCGCTGTCGTTTGCGCGCCGCGCCGAAGACATCCGCTTCATCAAGGGCCTGATTGCCGAGAGCGGCAAATCGGCCCGCGTAATTGCCAAGATTGAGACGCCGGAAGGCCTCAAAAACCTCGACGAAATCATTGCCATTACCGACGCCGTGATGGTAGCCCGCGGCGACCTGGGCGTGGAAGTGAAGATGGAAGAGGTGCCGATGGCCCAGAAGCTGATTGTGGAGAAGTGCAACAAGGCCGGCAAGCCCGTCATCGTGGCCACCCAGATGATGGAAAGCATGATTACGGCCCCCCGCCCCACCCGCGCTGAAACCAGCGACGTGGCTAACGCCGTGCTCGACGGCGCCGATGCCGTGATGCTCTCCGCCGAAACGGCCGTGGGTGCGTATCCGGCCGAGGTAATCCGCTCGATGGTGGGCACGATTATGAGCGTGGAAACCCGCCGCGAGTCGCTCTACCACCGCTGGCACCCTATCTCGCCCGAGTCGCCGACGTTCATGGTCGACAGCGTGCTGTCGGCGGCCTGCCACCTGGCCAAAAACACGGGCGCCAAAGCCATTACTGGCATGACGCACCGCGGCTACACGGCCTTCCAGATTGCCAAATACCGCCCCAAAGCCAACATCTTCATCTTCACCGACAACCGCTCCCTACTCACGACCCTGAGCCTGATCTGGGGCGTGCGCGGCTTCTACTACGACCGGATGGTGAGCACCGACAGCTCGGTTTCGGACATCAAGTATGCCCTGACCGCCACCGGCAACCTCAACAAAGGCGACGTATTCATTAACACCGCCTCCATGCCCATCAACGAGAAGGGCAAGACCAACATGGTGAAAGTAAGCGTAGCCTAA